One Verrucomicrobiota bacterium genomic window, TTCGCCCCAGTCAAGATTCGTCGCCGATGAGTTCATGATTTCTGCGTGGGAGAAATTACGCCTCGTCTGAATAATGCGCCAGCACGCGCCGCACCTTGCCTTGATCGTCAAATTCCATCAACTCGGCCGAGCGCAGGCCGTTGACGCTGCGGTATTCCAAAACACAACTGCGCACGCCGGGATAAAGCCGAGTGAAGTCGAATTGCAGGGTCGGATACGCCTGCAGCCCGCGCGCGAAGTAATCGCGCAGCGCCGCTTTGCCGCGCAC contains:
- a CDS encoding nuclear transport factor 2 family protein, with translation MVTLDFTRQAQEWLAAWNAHDLERILAHYTDDVELISPLVAKLTGRSGGVVRGKAALRDYFARGLQAYPTLQFDFTRLYPGVRSCVLEYRSVNGLRSAELMEFDDQGKVRRVLAHYSDEA